A region from the Methanooceanicella nereidis genome encodes:
- a CDS encoding hydrogenase small subunit produces the protein MEDKEHGSCGPGLSRRSFLTMAGAVGVGALLCSHAPQVAAAIENSSTKLVWLKGAGCGGCTASFLNGGNPEILSALGKIKLDLAYHEGLMAQQGIFVEGVAENTEAYNSILKLRNIINNEKYILVVEGAILNGPDGTGKYSMIGGRPFKDIFKDAASGASGILAVGTCASFGGISKASGSDIDARGVGYTGTSRIKGMLGELGINNKVVNVPGCPAHPDWILLTLADMIMDADMELDMYHRPKAFFGDSSVHDSCPRRGYFDRAERDTGFAGGKCLYEMGCKGPLAHADCPVRRWNGGVNMCTQSGGPCIACVEPEFPDAFSPFFSKAENREIFSGIDVNTGAKIILGASVLGAGIHAIKRLAIGESYRDELDSREKKKDDMKRRP, from the coding sequence ATGGAAGATAAGGAACATGGCTCCTGCGGGCCAGGGTTGAGCAGGAGATCTTTTCTGACGATGGCCGGTGCGGTAGGCGTCGGCGCGTTATTGTGCTCACATGCGCCGCAGGTCGCGGCTGCGATCGAAAATTCGTCGACAAAGCTGGTATGGCTGAAAGGCGCCGGCTGCGGAGGATGTACTGCCTCGTTCTTGAACGGCGGTAATCCAGAGATATTGTCCGCGCTCGGGAAAATAAAGCTCGACCTGGCATACCATGAAGGATTGATGGCACAGCAGGGCATCTTCGTGGAAGGGGTCGCCGAAAACACCGAAGCTTACAATTCAATATTAAAGCTCAGGAATATCATTAACAATGAAAAATACATCCTGGTAGTCGAGGGCGCCATACTCAACGGGCCTGACGGGACCGGAAAATACAGCATGATAGGAGGCAGGCCTTTCAAAGACATCTTCAAGGATGCCGCCTCCGGTGCATCAGGCATCCTTGCCGTGGGAACATGCGCGTCATTCGGAGGCATATCAAAGGCTTCGGGAAGTGACATCGACGCAAGAGGCGTGGGATACACTGGAACTTCGAGAATAAAAGGCATGCTGGGGGAGCTGGGGATCAATAATAAAGTCGTCAACGTCCCGGGCTGCCCGGCGCACCCCGACTGGATACTTTTAACCCTTGCCGATATGATCATGGATGCTGACATGGAGCTGGACATGTATCACAGGCCAAAAGCGTTTTTCGGAGACTCCTCTGTGCACGATTCATGCCCCAGAAGAGGCTATTTTGACAGGGCTGAAAGGGACACAGGATTTGCCGGAGGGAAATGTCTCTATGAGATGGGATGTAAAGGCCCGCTGGCACATGCCGACTGCCCGGTAAGGAGATGGAACGGGGGCGTGAACATGTGCACGCAGTCCGGAGGGCCCTGTATCGCCTGCGTGGAGCCTGAGTTCCCCGATGCGTTCTCGCCGTTCTTCAGCAAGGCGGAGAACAGGGAGATATTTTCCGGCATAGACGTCAATACGGGAGCGAAGATAATACTGGGAGCCTCCGTGCTGGGTGCCGGCATACACGCCATAAAGAGGCTTGCAATAGGCGAAAGCTACAGGGATGAGCTCGACTCTCGCGAAAAGAAGAAAGATGACATGAAGAGGAGGCCGTGA
- a CDS encoding 3'-5' exonuclease, producing the protein MVILSVIDTETTGLGIFNRGCPCHDDHAISLGMVIADVDVDTRNIKCLDSMYSLICIPDPSRAEDTYMIHGIRSEEIEKAPSPAEVCEIFLGMRERYGFQYAGAWNHEFDKYFIRRTFKLSGLKKPALNWVEMQPRKFAKLDHYVSSVIYPEIKGLAGHNALNDCLRALGVYATLGGMELDMSLLKGKALP; encoded by the coding sequence ATGGTAATTTTAAGCGTTATCGATACAGAGACCACAGGGCTCGGGATATTCAACAGGGGATGTCCCTGCCATGATGATCATGCCATAAGCCTGGGCATGGTGATCGCGGACGTGGACGTGGATACCAGGAATATAAAATGTCTGGACAGCATGTACTCCCTCATATGCATCCCGGACCCTTCCCGCGCCGAGGACACGTACATGATACACGGCATCAGGAGCGAGGAAATAGAGAAAGCCCCGTCCCCTGCCGAGGTCTGTGAGATCTTCCTGGGCATGCGGGAGCGCTACGGTTTCCAGTATGCGGGAGCATGGAACCATGAGTTCGATAAATATTTTATAAGGAGGACATTCAAGCTGTCGGGCTTAAAAAAGCCTGCCCTGAACTGGGTAGAGATGCAGCCCAGAAAATTTGCAAAGCTGGACCATTACGTCTCTTCAGTAATTTATCCTGAGATAAAGGGGCTCGCAGGCCATAATGCATTAAATGACTGTCTTCGCGCCCTCGGGGTATATGCGACGCTCGGCGGAATGGAGCTTGATATGTCCCTGTTGAAGGGGAAAGCGCTGCCATAG
- a CDS encoding precorrin-2 dehydrogenase/sirohydrochlorin ferrochelatase family protein, with the protein MGTIIPLFIDLEGRNIIVFGGGGVGERKARLFSAGNVRVISAHFTQGLEKMGQDGIIKLERRSIVPEDVPGIIGGAFLVIAATSDKALNDDIKNIAEKSGVMVNNATGESGIIVPSVLTRGDITIGISTGGKSPGMSRYIRETLEDVINEDHAAMVRLQDSVRESLKSMVPDQKERERLLWKILEDREIWDALSVSYDKALDMAMELIKGSLRSGRT; encoded by the coding sequence ATGGGAACGATAATACCTCTTTTCATAGACCTCGAAGGGCGCAATATCATCGTCTTCGGAGGGGGCGGAGTGGGCGAGAGAAAGGCCAGGCTATTCAGCGCAGGGAATGTCCGTGTGATCAGCGCTCATTTCACTCAAGGACTGGAAAAGATGGGCCAGGACGGCATCATAAAGCTAGAGCGTCGATCCATCGTACCGGAAGATGTCCCGGGGATCATAGGAGGCGCGTTCCTGGTGATAGCCGCTACCAGCGATAAGGCCCTGAACGATGATATTAAGAATATCGCAGAGAAGTCGGGCGTGATGGTGAATAACGCGACAGGGGAGTCAGGCATCATAGTGCCGTCAGTACTTACGAGGGGGGATATTACGATAGGAATATCTACGGGCGGCAAAAGCCCGGGTATGTCCCGGTATATCAGAGAGACTCTCGAAGATGTGATAAATGAAGATCATGCGGCCATGGTAAGGCTGCAGGACTCCGTCAGGGAGTCTTTAAAAAGTATGGTCCCCGACCAAAAAGAGCGTGAAAGGCTACTCTGGAAAATACTGGAGGACCGTGAGATCTGGGATGCGTTAAGCGTTTCTTACGATAAGGCCCTGGATATGGCAATGGAACTTATAAAGGGATCGTTAAGATCCGGGCGGACTTAA
- a CDS encoding cytochrome b/b6 domain-containing protein: protein MKATGNRLIVTRHTTLERMSHYINIITLTGLIISGFTIYLGLDYLEFSDAYAIHIICAAIFISVNWIVMPYNAFVSRNLHSYVFWPQDYKRLIKIIKNFFTGSEYPRYTIYDMGKRRFVNRIHPAGKLLIYSHYVALLVATVTGVALYSSGVSLFGINFSIFIIKLLDIVGPLVSLSGLATAKLLHVAAGYWFVIEIILHAGMIQLDSRKLQHIRSIFIDGKEDLARDETAEIVSTEEEDRILEDKIWNK from the coding sequence ATGAAAGCTACCGGCAACAGGCTGATCGTCACAAGGCATACGACCCTTGAGAGAATGTCCCATTACATCAATATCATTACGCTGACAGGCTTGATCATCTCCGGATTCACCATTTACCTGGGACTGGACTATCTGGAATTCAGCGATGCTTACGCTATACACATAATATGCGCAGCCATATTCATATCGGTCAACTGGATAGTCATGCCATATAATGCATTCGTGAGCAGGAACCTCCACAGTTACGTTTTCTGGCCGCAAGACTATAAAAGGCTTATAAAGATCATAAAGAACTTTTTTACCGGTTCTGAATATCCGCGCTACACTATCTACGATATGGGGAAAAGGCGTTTCGTCAATCGTATCCATCCCGCAGGAAAACTCTTGATATACTCTCACTATGTAGCCCTGCTCGTGGCTACTGTGACAGGAGTTGCCCTATACTCTTCAGGAGTTTCCCTGTTCGGCATAAATTTTTCCATATTTATCATAAAGCTTCTTGATATTGTGGGACCCTTAGTATCCCTTTCGGGTCTCGCGACGGCAAAGCTGCTTCACGTCGCCGCAGGTTACTGGTTTGTCATAGAGATCATATTGCATGCAGGCATGATACAGCTTGACTCCAGGAAGCTACAGCATATCAGATCGATCTTCATCGACGGTAAAGAGGACCTGGCAAGGGACGAGACCGCGGAGATCGTCAGCACTGAGGAAGAAGACCGTATACTGGAAGACAAGATCTGGAATAAATAG
- a CDS encoding MogA/MoaB family molybdenum cofactor biosynthesis protein: MGNASHEKHKEGSKGKSYTCGVLTVSTSRYDKYGDSDSPEKCEDESGKIILDALKGAGHKVLYRLLSDDRLMIESTVMEMFKDSGADAVIVCGGTGLTASDVTIEAITPMLQKVIPGFGELFRIKSYEEIGTASVLTRAMAGVVEDRVVFCIPGSPNAARLAVKDLIIPELGHIVSHIRK, translated from the coding sequence CTGGGAAACGCTTCTCATGAGAAACATAAGGAAGGATCTAAGGGGAAATCATATACTTGCGGCGTCTTGACCGTAAGCACATCACGCTATGATAAATACGGCGACTCTGACTCACCGGAAAAATGCGAGGATGAATCGGGCAAGATCATTCTGGATGCCCTTAAGGGTGCAGGGCATAAAGTCCTGTACAGGCTTCTTTCGGACGACCGTTTAATGATCGAAAGCACGGTCATGGAGATGTTCAAAGATTCCGGCGCCGATGCAGTGATCGTATGCGGCGGTACCGGCCTGACGGCAAGCGACGTCACGATAGAGGCCATAACTCCTATGCTCCAAAAAGTAATACCCGGGTTCGGCGAGCTTTTTAGGATAAAAAGCTATGAGGAGATCGGCACCGCAAGCGTGCTTACCAGGGCCATGGCAGGGGTCGTTGAGGACAGAGTGGTATTCTGTATCCCCGGATCCCCGAACGCTGCAAGGCTGGCCGTAAAAGACCTTATAATACCGGAACTTGGACATATAGTCTCTCATATAAGAAAATAG
- a CDS encoding DUF4013 domain-containing protein yields the protein MVKNDDFLETVVSSIRYAFSNMGSLLIGGIVLTLSLLIIGLPFFLGYMTRCIREIIRGNGVLPDWDGIGDIFVNGIRMTIIFLIYAAIYGLLAMVPAIPVLAFQYLGIGYLAWISTAIMILTLVILSSVFGVVFFASWVIFANTGSIKVAVAPHEIVALISKNPLGYLIAIIASASMVVLGGLSMALFVTIPWAVFIICSAISYIFAKYYQNTMNRTEYNGPQTGL from the coding sequence ATGGTAAAGAACGATGACTTCCTTGAGACCGTGGTCTCCTCGATCCGGTATGCTTTCTCCAATATGGGCTCCTTGCTTATCGGGGGCATCGTTCTAACATTATCCCTGTTGATAATCGGCCTGCCGTTCTTCCTCGGATATATGACGCGCTGTATCCGGGAGATCATACGGGGTAACGGGGTACTCCCTGACTGGGACGGTATCGGCGATATTTTCGTGAACGGCATAAGGATGACGATCATCTTTTTAATATACGCGGCGATATACGGCCTTCTCGCCATGGTGCCCGCTATACCGGTACTTGCTTTCCAGTACCTTGGAATAGGGTATCTTGCATGGATCAGCACGGCGATAATGATACTGACGCTGGTCATATTGTCCAGCGTTTTCGGCGTCGTGTTCTTTGCCTCATGGGTCATCTTTGCGAACACAGGGAGCATTAAGGTAGCAGTGGCGCCTCATGAGATCGTCGCCCTTATCTCGAAGAACCCCTTAGGCTATCTCATAGCCATCATAGCCTCTGCGTCAATGGTCGTCCTCGGCGGCCTGTCAATGGCGCTTTTCGTCACGATACCGTGGGCGGTGTTCATCATATGCTCGGCCATATCCTATATCTTCGCGAAATATTACCAGAACACGATGAACAGGACAGAATATAACGGGCCTCAGACCGGCCTGTAG
- a CDS encoding M20 family metallopeptidase: MSAFKTPAERFLRDLIAIPSITGYEGQMKDLLEFAFKEIGLEVCSQHVDSDRYNIIGKLGEGPIRLMLTTHMDVIPALDESKWQTPPFKAVKDNDRIYGRGSTDAKGSLAAMMEAVQRVKASGKKLNGSIAIAAVVEEETGTSLGSKKLIEEFKPESVIVGEPTGLDVAITHKGAIRPVITVHGKAAHGSSPRRGVNAISLMGKALNMLDSYGQRISKNVDPMLGRSSFEITMIHGGERINVIPERCNLYIDRRLVSSETIDGAFGDLKKLVNKISKRLRTNMEIELLCAYPPSKVDEREQIVKTALDVLSKNGLRRTPVGFPAGCDMWVFRSVGIPTIVFGPGSLKQAHVIGEYIDVKELGLAVDVYEGIAYSLLC, from the coding sequence ATGAGCGCTTTTAAAACTCCTGCGGAGAGATTTTTACGCGACCTTATAGCAATTCCATCCATTACAGGCTATGAAGGACAGATGAAGGACCTGCTCGAGTTCGCTTTTAAAGAGATCGGCCTTGAAGTATGTTCTCAGCATGTGGATTCTGACAGGTACAATATAATCGGAAAGCTGGGAGAAGGCCCTATCAGGCTAATGCTCACCACCCATATGGACGTGATCCCTGCCCTGGACGAGTCAAAATGGCAAACACCCCCTTTTAAAGCGGTTAAGGATAATGACAGGATATACGGCAGAGGCTCCACCGATGCCAAAGGCTCCCTGGCAGCAATGATGGAAGCCGTGCAGAGGGTGAAAGCCTCGGGAAAAAAGCTTAACGGCTCGATAGCGATCGCGGCCGTGGTCGAAGAAGAGACGGGCACTTCGCTCGGGTCAAAAAAGCTCATTGAGGAGTTCAAGCCGGAGTCGGTCATAGTAGGCGAGCCTACCGGACTGGATGTCGCGATCACCCACAAAGGCGCTATAAGGCCTGTGATAACCGTGCATGGAAAAGCGGCCCATGGTTCAAGCCCGCGCCGCGGCGTCAACGCCATCTCGCTGATGGGGAAAGCCCTTAACATGCTGGATTCTTACGGTCAGAGGATAAGCAAGAACGTTGATCCTATGCTGGGCAGGTCCTCGTTCGAGATAACGATGATCCATGGCGGCGAGCGCATCAATGTCATACCTGAAAGATGTAATTTATACATAGACAGGCGCCTGGTATCCAGCGAGACCATAGATGGCGCGTTCGGAGACCTAAAAAAGCTGGTCAATAAGATCAGTAAACGGTTAAGGACAAACATGGAGATCGAACTGCTATGCGCTTATCCCCCTTCAAAGGTAGACGAGAGAGAGCAAATAGTAAAGACCGCTCTTGACGTCCTTTCGAAAAATGGTTTACGCAGAACCCCCGTAGGTTTCCCGGCGGGGTGCGATATGTGGGTTTTCAGGTCCGTCGGCATACCGACAATAGTGTTCGGCCCGGGCAGCCTGAAACAAGCCCATGTGATCGGCGAATATATAGACGTAAAAGAGCTCGGGCTCGCCGTTGACGTTTATGAGGGCATAGCATATTCCCTGCTGTGTTAA
- a CDS encoding nickel-dependent hydrogenase large subunit, with translation MVKITVDPVTRTSGGLRVMIDLNNGSVIDAKCSGTSYRGIEQMLIGRQPMDSVYFTQRVCGMCSASHATASANAIESLCESTAVIPKDALIIRNILNGLAWLRSHIEHLYLIFLPDIADPMYRDMLKTSEVGNRVWNEFNGRFASPDYALSGVESGKGYIEALKCIKLISQAEAILGGRSPHMPAIVPGGVTCRPTGSDIYSLKECYEGIMDFLQRRLLGPTITVDEWLKNTHEPSSNMDFLWNNISDLTMGEFTPENGWGDMQLFMVFCSRMVSRDFLSGPVSMDLDTIGGYPLYDQLIGFLSYGSFYKVKDNSGNYKDGYVPLDAELSDSYEIPAGFTPGSMQNIYSTSEKLDPNLIVEHVYSSFYTYGEQKSSKSPLNGETSPLTGSRDIDYGSVKYSFIKAPRYGNVPCEVGPLARLINSREKLIIDIMKMLHDKNMRGTRDRSYPMTSTYTRVLSRMQETLIVAKMLGDWIENDLGVHSGERKYYVPLEIRPKKTGSGLIEAPRGALGHWLKLDGYGNIANYQIISPTSWNASPMDKDMKYGPMELSLLGVKTTPLGNKPGSESNPTSIYHVVRSFDPCVSCAVHTIRKS, from the coding sequence ATGGTCAAGATCACCGTAGATCCGGTAACAAGGACATCCGGCGGTTTAAGGGTCATGATCGACCTGAACAACGGCTCTGTCATAGATGCGAAATGCTCCGGGACATCATACCGCGGAATCGAGCAGATGCTGATCGGAAGGCAGCCAATGGACTCTGTATACTTTACCCAGAGGGTTTGCGGCATGTGCAGCGCTTCGCACGCGACCGCATCGGCAAACGCTATCGAAAGCCTCTGCGAGTCCACTGCCGTGATACCAAAAGATGCGCTCATCATAAGGAACATCCTGAACGGGCTCGCATGGCTGAGGAGCCATATAGAACACCTGTATCTCATCTTTCTGCCGGACATCGCTGACCCGATGTACAGGGACATGCTGAAGACGTCCGAAGTCGGGAACAGGGTCTGGAACGAGTTCAATGGCCGGTTCGCGTCCCCGGATTATGCCTTGAGCGGCGTTGAGTCCGGGAAGGGTTACATTGAAGCCTTAAAATGTATCAAGCTCATTAGCCAGGCGGAGGCCATCCTTGGAGGAAGGTCGCCCCACATGCCGGCGATCGTTCCCGGGGGCGTCACGTGCAGGCCGACCGGGTCTGACATTTATTCTCTTAAAGAGTGTTATGAAGGCATTATGGATTTCCTGCAGCGACGCCTGCTTGGCCCGACCATCACGGTCGACGAATGGCTGAAAAACACACATGAACCTTCGTCGAACATGGATTTCCTCTGGAATAACATTAGCGACCTGACGATGGGAGAGTTCACCCCTGAAAATGGATGGGGTGACATGCAGCTATTCATGGTCTTCTGCTCGAGGATGGTCAGCAGAGATTTCCTCTCCGGTCCAGTATCAATGGACCTTGATACCATAGGCGGGTATCCCCTGTATGACCAGCTAATAGGCTTCCTGAGCTATGGGTCTTTTTACAAAGTAAAGGACAATAGCGGGAACTATAAGGATGGTTATGTGCCTCTCGACGCGGAACTATCTGATTCTTATGAGATACCTGCAGGGTTTACCCCTGGCAGCATGCAGAACATATATTCGACATCCGAAAAGCTTGACCCCAACCTTATCGTAGAGCATGTGTACAGCTCGTTCTACACGTATGGCGAGCAAAAAAGCTCAAAGTCGCCGCTGAACGGCGAGACTTCCCCCCTGACAGGGTCGAGAGACATTGACTACGGCAGCGTCAAATATAGCTTCATAAAGGCGCCGAGATACGGGAACGTGCCATGCGAGGTGGGCCCTCTGGCGAGGCTCATAAACTCAAGAGAGAAGCTTATCATCGACATCATGAAGATGCTCCACGACAAGAACATGCGCGGGACAAGGGACAGAAGCTATCCGATGACAAGCACCTATACGAGAGTGCTGTCCCGCATGCAGGAGACGCTGATAGTAGCGAAAATGCTCGGGGACTGGATAGAGAATGACCTTGGCGTTCACTCAGGCGAAAGAAAATACTATGTTCCGCTGGAGATCAGGCCGAAAAAGACCGGCTCGGGGCTGATAGAAGCTCCGAGAGGAGCTTTGGGCCACTGGCTAAAGCTTGACGGATACGGTAACATTGCCAATTATCAGATAATATCCCCCACATCCTGGAACGCATCTCCGATGGATAAGGACATGAAGTACGGGCCCATGGAGCTATCTTTACTGGGCGTGAAAACGACACCGCTGGGGAACAAGCCGGGCTCTGAGTCGAACCCTACGAGCATTTATCACGTAGTCCGGTCTTTTGATCCGTGTGTATCATGCGCTGTGCACACCATAAGAAAAAGCTGA
- a CDS encoding DNA polymerase II large subunit, with protein sequence MIPKTSEAQELYFKKLENEFLKCRDIANKARAQGYDPALQSEVPSATDLAERVEVLMGVEGLAVHIRFCEEKMSREEASLQVAADIAAGLVGKFDKKVDAIQCAIRTAVAVLTEGVVAAPLEGISQVSLGKNDDGTDYIKVYFAGPIRSAGGTAEALAVLAADYVRRKVGLAPYKPRDIEVERYVEEIMLYKSIASLQYTPTDDEIRLIVRNCPICIDGEPTEQEEVQGYRNLERIETNRVRGGIALVIAEGIILKAPKVKKHVDKLKFDGWEFLDKIIAGSKPAASEGSKEDEKKIKPKDKFLADLIAGRPVFGHPSRPGGFRLRYGRSRNTGFATAGIHPASMIIMDDFIATGTQLKVERPGKAAAMVPVDSLEGPTVKLFNGDVVYVDDVKSAIAIRNDITEILDNGEIILNYGDFLENNHTFVPSPYVEEWWSQDLALKTAEKVEIKTAKDAFEISEKYDVPLHPEYTYMWHDITTEDVVYLSKYISKNGRIEEGQLILPLEPRSKRILELLLIIQKVRDEKVIIPPDYTYTLTRCLGLDTDLSVKDKSPYDSLDAHPWNAVSTLSGVTVMERAPARIGARMGRPEKSKLREMKPPVHVLFPVGDAGGTRRSLLDASSYSKSLSDKIGEIEVEMGKRRCPDCGAITIKNICDCGAHTVPYYGCPDCKIEGLKTETCPRCGKPTTSNVMQKVNIKALYAKALKDLGERENFDILKGVQGLISKEKTPEPLEKGILRAKHDVYVFKDGTIRYDLSDVPITHFIPREVGLTVEKVKGLGYDKDIYGEPITSPEQVIELRVQDIILSHDCSSYLIKVCAFIDDLLEKFYHLPAYYNVSSEDDLIGQLVIGLAPHTSAGVLGRILGFTNASAGYAHPFFHAAKRRNCDGDEDCVMMLLDGLINFSLSYLPDRRGGKMDAPLVLSMRIDPKEIDKESHNIDVMARYPREFYLATRDFKSPKDVEKIIDLVSKRLGTPAQYEGFMFTHGTSDIAAGPANSAYKTLGTMEDKLKAQLELGRRLRAVDEKDVAERVINSHFLPDLIGNLRAFSTQQMRCVKCGAKFRRPPLTGTCPKCKGGRIILTVHEGAVTKYMEVSLSIAREYGVPKYTIQRLELLELSIQSLFQNDKSKQMGLADFM encoded by the coding sequence ATGATCCCTAAGACCAGTGAAGCCCAGGAACTCTATTTTAAAAAGCTGGAAAACGAGTTCCTGAAATGCCGGGATATAGCCAATAAAGCCCGTGCGCAGGGATATGACCCCGCGCTACAGTCAGAGGTACCTTCGGCCACGGACCTGGCGGAGAGGGTTGAAGTATTGATGGGTGTCGAAGGACTTGCAGTCCATATAAGGTTCTGCGAAGAGAAGATGTCCAGGGAAGAGGCCTCGCTTCAGGTGGCCGCGGACATTGCGGCCGGTCTTGTGGGTAAGTTCGATAAAAAAGTGGACGCCATACAGTGTGCGATACGCACAGCGGTCGCGGTTCTGACCGAAGGCGTGGTCGCGGCGCCGCTGGAAGGCATCTCACAGGTATCGCTCGGAAAAAACGACGACGGTACTGATTATATCAAGGTCTATTTTGCGGGCCCCATAAGAAGCGCAGGGGGTACGGCAGAAGCGCTGGCAGTGCTTGCGGCGGACTATGTCAGGCGTAAAGTGGGTTTGGCCCCGTATAAGCCCAGGGATATCGAGGTGGAGCGCTATGTCGAGGAGATAATGCTATACAAGTCCATAGCCAGCCTGCAGTATACCCCGACTGACGACGAGATACGGCTTATAGTTAGAAACTGCCCCATATGTATCGACGGCGAGCCCACCGAGCAGGAGGAGGTCCAGGGATACAGGAACCTCGAAAGGATAGAGACGAACAGAGTAAGGGGCGGCATAGCGCTGGTCATAGCGGAAGGCATCATACTTAAAGCTCCGAAGGTCAAGAAGCACGTCGATAAGTTAAAGTTTGACGGGTGGGAGTTCCTTGATAAGATCATCGCCGGCTCGAAGCCCGCGGCCAGCGAGGGAAGCAAGGAAGATGAGAAAAAGATCAAGCCCAAGGATAAGTTTCTGGCGGACCTGATCGCTGGCAGGCCCGTATTCGGGCATCCGTCGAGGCCGGGCGGGTTCAGGCTAAGGTATGGGCGTTCAAGGAATACCGGTTTCGCGACGGCCGGTATCCATCCCGCATCCATGATCATTATGGATGATTTCATCGCGACCGGCACCCAGCTAAAGGTGGAGAGGCCGGGCAAGGCTGCAGCCATGGTGCCTGTGGACAGCCTTGAAGGGCCGACAGTAAAGCTGTTTAACGGCGACGTAGTATACGTGGACGATGTAAAGTCCGCTATCGCCATTAGGAACGACATCACAGAAATACTAGACAACGGCGAGATCATATTGAACTATGGCGATTTTCTTGAGAACAATCACACGTTCGTGCCGTCACCATACGTTGAAGAATGGTGGTCGCAGGACCTGGCTTTAAAGACCGCTGAAAAAGTTGAGATAAAAACCGCGAAAGACGCGTTCGAAATTTCGGAAAAGTACGACGTTCCGCTGCATCCTGAGTATACATACATGTGGCATGACATCACCACCGAAGATGTCGTATATCTTTCAAAATACATTAGCAAGAACGGCAGGATCGAGGAGGGACAGCTCATATTACCGCTCGAGCCTCGTTCAAAACGTATCCTGGAATTACTTCTCATCATTCAAAAGGTCAGGGATGAAAAGGTCATCATTCCCCCGGACTATACATATACGCTGACAAGGTGCCTTGGCCTGGACACGGACCTTTCGGTAAAAGATAAAAGCCCCTATGACAGCCTTGACGCTCATCCGTGGAATGCGGTATCGACGCTGAGCGGCGTCACCGTCATGGAAAGGGCGCCGGCGAGGATAGGGGCAAGGATGGGCAGGCCGGAAAAAAGTAAGCTCAGGGAGATGAAGCCCCCGGTGCATGTACTTTTCCCTGTCGGGGATGCGGGAGGCACAAGGAGGTCGCTGCTGGATGCCAGTTCCTATAGCAAATCTTTAAGCGATAAGATCGGCGAGATCGAGGTCGAGATGGGTAAGCGCAGATGCCCGGATTGCGGGGCTATCACCATTAAGAACATATGTGACTGCGGAGCCCATACGGTGCCGTATTACGGGTGCCCCGACTGTAAGATAGAGGGATTAAAGACAGAGACGTGCCCCCGGTGCGGCAAGCCCACAACGTCTAACGTGATGCAAAAAGTGAATATAAAGGCGTTATATGCAAAGGCCCTCAAAGACCTGGGGGAGAGGGAAAATTTCGACATCCTGAAAGGCGTACAGGGACTTATATCTAAAGAGAAGACGCCCGAGCCGCTTGAAAAAGGCATACTGAGGGCAAAGCATGACGTGTACGTGTTCAAGGACGGTACCATCAGGTATGACCTTAGCGACGTTCCCATCACCCATTTTATCCCGAGAGAGGTCGGGCTCACGGTCGAGAAGGTGAAAGGGCTGGGCTATGATAAGGACATCTATGGAGAGCCCATAACATCACCTGAACAGGTCATAGAGCTAAGGGTCCAGGACATAATATTATCCCACGACTGCTCCTCATATCTCATAAAAGTGTGCGCGTTCATCGATGATCTTCTGGAGAAGTTCTACCACCTGCCCGCGTATTACAACGTGAGCAGCGAAGATGATCTTATAGGCCAGCTCGTAATAGGGCTTGCCCCGCATACTTCGGCAGGCGTGCTCGGGAGGATACTGGGCTTTACGAACGCGTCCGCAGGATACGCGCACCCGTTCTTCCACGCGGCAAAAAGAAGGAACTGTGACGGTGACGAGGATTGCGTCATGATGCTCCTCGACGGTCTCATAAATTTCTCATTATCTTACCTTCCGGACCGCAGGGGAGGGAAGATGGACGCCCCGCTTGTGCTTTCCATGAGGATAGACCCCAAGGAGATCGATAAAGAGTCACACAACATAGACGTAATGGCCCGCTATCCCAGAGAGTTCTATCTGGCAACCAGGGACTTCAAATCCCCGAAGGATGTGGAAAAGATAATAGACCTTGTCTCAAAGAGGCTCGGGACTCCTGCACAGTACGAAGGCTTCATGTTCACGCACGGCACAAGCGACATTGCCGCAGGCCCTGCAAACTCAGCCTACAAGACGTTAGGCACAATGGAAGATAAGCTAAAAGCACAGCTGGAACTTGGACGCCGCCTCAGGGCTGTCGACGAGAAGGACGTTGCCGAGAGAGTTATAAACTCCCACTTCCTCCCGGACCTGATAGGTAACCTGAGAGCCTTTTCCACCCAGCAGATGAGATGCGTTAAGTGCGGAGCGAAGTTCAGAAGGCCGCCGCTCACCGGTACGTGCCCGAAGTGTAAGGGCGGCAGGATAATACTGACGGTGCATGAGGGGGCTGTGACCAAGTACATGGAAGTGTCCCTGTCCATAGCGAGAGAATACGGCGTGCCGAAATATACCATACAGAGGCTGGAGCTGCTGGAACTGTCCATACAAAGCCTTTTCCAGAACGATAAGTCAAAACAGATGGGGCTCGCAGACTTTATGTGA